The Magnolia sinica isolate HGM2019 chromosome 3, MsV1, whole genome shotgun sequence genome includes the window AACATGTAACATattcataataataaaaaaaaatctaacaatAAATCATTATTAAATTCACTAAACAATATTAAACATCATACAAAAATAACAATTAACAAGCTAAACCAATCTACGATGCATAGAGTCCCTAATCCCTATGGGCTAACCTAAAAGGTGCACCTTGTAAACTCAGTACGTTAGCTCATCTTTGCATCATTAATTCAACATATCTTGAGTACCCTACGTCATATAATTTGGGTTTAAGTCCATTCATTAACAATTCTCCATCAAAATTCACCTGACCATGAATCCATTCAACCATTATACGAATCCATTCAATCATTATAGAATTTGCAGCAATTACACACCATAAATCTAATTATTTTCCAAAGAGTTGAGAAACATGAGAAAATCTCATTATTTTCCATTGCAACTCCTCATTACATACACTCTCTCCGATTCTGTTCACGGTACAACTGATTCAAGATGCCACTGTACAGAACCTCAAATGATCTAAAACACTCCTCACAAACTCCTACCACATTTCCTAGTCTCAGCAGCCGTCTCCGATCTCTCAACCGCCGCTGCCGcttgcctcttcttcttcttcagccgCATCCGCTCACTCCTTGCGACGACCCTCTCCAGCTGCTCCACCCTTTGTGAGAGAGAGTTCATCAGCCGATTCTGCACCGCATTCCTCCCACATAGCTCTGTTACCAAACCCTTCAGTTTGTTATTCTCCTCCATCAGCTTCTCCATCATACTCAGCATCACACCACTGCTACTATCACAGCTCTTCCCATCTTGATTTGCGTGGGCCACATCACTTCCTTGGATTTCCATGGCATCATGGACTTCCCGAGTTGGGTCGTTCTCCACTGATTCCACCGGATTCTCCACTTGGGGAATTTCTTCTTCGGGTTTGCTTTCACATGGCTTCATATTAGCTTCTACTGGTGTTTCTTCTGTAGGATCTACAGAGCATTCCTCTCCTTCATTGCATTGCTTGTCTGCTTCAGCTACAGATTTGCAATTATCAAATGACTGGACACGATCCCCAGATATCTGTACAGATTCGACAAGATCATGCGCTTCTTTGAGGTGACTGACGCTGCCTATGGACAGATCTCCATCATCCTCTGTAGGTTCTGCAAGGAATTGAGTCTGTGGAATTTGACTGTTGGATTCGGATGGAATACCACAATTCTCTGAAGATTCAACAGGATCCTGCTCTTCTCGGGATTGATCAGCAGATCGGCAATTATCTATAGAATCAACAGACTCTTTCATTTCTGAGGTTTGATCAACAACAGCTTCCACCACAGAGTCGCAATTATCGGACGGCCCAACAAAATCTTGCATTTCTATGGTTAGATCATCAGCCACTGGGGCCACAGAATTGAAATTATCTGGCACTTCTGCAATATTTTGCATTTCTAAGGTTTGATCAATGGAATTAGTGGCAGTTTCGTGATTACCTAAAGAATCTGCTGAATCTGACATTTCTACGGCTTGATCTTTCTTCTCCGTGTCTGGGAGAGCGACTATCGCATCAACGGCTTCCTGCAAGACAATGACCTTGCGTATCACCGCCTTCCGGAATTCCCTCACACCTGAATCAACTCCTCGAACCGAATCCAACTGAAGAAGCAGAGACATCAGCATTTCATTCACTCTCAGCCGCTCCTTCGCATCTGAAAGGATGAGATCCTTCGCGTCCGCGATCCTCCGTTCGATCTCGCATGCTTCAGATCGTATCTTTACAATCTTTTTCACGTTCTTCCGTACCACGAAGCCCCGGAAGACCTTCTGGATCTTGACGGCCGAGGCCGATCTGGTTTTTTCCGATCCAACGAAATGAACAGGGATCGAGACGATCTTCGGGGCCGGCGAGGGCTTCGATCGCTGCTGCTGCTCCTCCTGATGGACGGGGATCGATCTAGGGCTTTGGGATGAGAAGCGAGGGTTTGAAGAGAAGCGGGGGCGAGTGGCATTGTAGTAATTTCTGAAGAAGGGGTTTTCCATTGCTGGGATTAGAAGAGATTGGGATTTTTCTTGAAAAGGAGACGATTTTTCTTTTGAGAGTGGATTTTGTTTTCTTCTGTGAATGAGCAAGGAATGCGTTTGGGATTTTATAGGCGGAAGGGGGTTTTCTGGAATCTTCTGTTGGAGATATTTTGGCGGGGAAGAAGAAACTCGGAATTTCTGGAAGTATGTGGAGGGTTCCAGGCTTCCATTTCATTCAAAAGGGAAAGAATTttcgatactctggcggagtatgTTTGATACGCTGGATCTTATGATGACATTGCACCCATTTCAGAAAATCAGTACCATTTCAACTCTAAAAAAAATACCATTAAAATTTCAAATCTGTAAAATTGTTTTAATCAATACAAGAAGCAGGCCACAAAAATATTTTGAACCAGACCGTCAGTTATTTACTGTTTATAATtccgtggtccacatgatgataCAACCCATTTAGTTTTTTTTTGGTATTCATGGTGGATCGTTcatttttaatggttcagattttataagaaaaaataattaatatgTTGAAAAGGAATGCCCGACATACAGGCTGTGGTGCCAATTGATGTAGATAATCAATTCTCCTTTTCCGCGGATGATGGAAATGCCAAGTATGCTCGCTCGCGTGAGATTGACGAAGAGCTTCTCAGCACGATTTTTAGCATTTAAAATATGTGCGAGAtccggtccattcatcaggtaaatTATACTTCGATAATGACCTTCAAATAATTATATATAGTTCAAATATTAGGCGTGCCACACATGAAAGCTACAAGTCCATCGATGATTTTCCTAACCGTCCATTGTGCGAGATGATACGGTGGAGAAATATGGCAGGGGACGCGCCGACGCGGCCTACGGGGGCTGCACACGAgtagagttagctcggtcagctcactcgactcgactcggaaatgCACAACTCACTACGGTTTGAAATTGACTTTGGACCCAGTCGATCTAAGTTTTAGAGTTCCAAAAAACTTCAAGCCTAGTTGGAGCTTGACTAGGCCTGGATCGACCCTCAACTCGAATAGGCTCGGATTGAATTAGCTTGGTGACATggctattttgatattgatgttggtcgttgagtgtttgataaaatgactcaatgaaaccTTGTTTTGGGTGCATCCATTCTCTACAAGATTAGTGAGGTTGAGGAAAGAATAGATACCAAACAAATcattacaagaaaaataaaaaaatttgtaataGTATTATTATTGTTTTGCACTAGCTTGAGTTGCTGATCGAACTAAGACAAGCTAGCCAATCAAGTTCAAGAaccaaaccgagccaagctgtGCCAAACTTGACTCAATTTgtttcgtgtacagctctaaataTCCCTGTTGGCCTgccgggcccaccatgatatttgtgtttcatccacactgtcaatcTGTTTTCCAATCCTCTTTATGGGCttggcttgagctaaaaaatgagttcaatccaaagctcaagtggaccacaccataggaaatggagGAGATTGAATGCATGGGGGCTATGGAAGTTCTTCATTTTGATATTTGTGCCCTCCCTTCATCTAAGCTTACGTGACCTCTCATCAGGTTCAATGGCaggcaaacatcatggtggcccctaggaaggtttcatcaGTGATGCCGACAGTTTccttgaggtggtccacttgaattttgaattacctcatttttaagctcatagcctaaaatgactgGAAAACAAATGGActatgtggataaaacatttaatcAAGCTGGGCCCACAGAGTGGGGTCACTAGGTATATCCCTGGTGCATTGGTCTCCAGGCAATCCGTGTCTATCCAGGTTCCGTTTGGATACTACCATTTAAGTAGGTTTTTTAAACTTAGCTAGGCTAATAAGTTCCTTTTATTaaataagttagtttggtaatgaaaaataaaatttagtttggttaaacttaaataaataactttttagaaaaaataactaatttatttcaacTTTTAGAGGCaatttatttctttcattttcactGCGACACACAACTCAAAGGAGATTgtgttgcgtactgagtaactcactgTGTTAAGTATACTGAGTAAATtgtatgggctccaccatgatttatataatgTATCCACTCCTTCCAGCCATTTTACCAGTTAGTTTCAGGGGTTgatacaaaaatgaagcatatccgaagctcaaatggaccacaccaaaggaaatagtattaatcaaatgcccaccattgcaaaattcttgagggctgcataagttttggatcaagcttatattcatgtttcccttcatccatgtttttgtgatcttatgaataggttagatgatagATAAACATCACCATAGGGCCTAACAAGGttgcatgacaaataaacataaccgtGGGGCCTGCAAGATTTCGACAGTGGAAATCAGTATTTCCaccgtttcttatggtatggtcaacttaagctttggatatgctttaattttgggcttatcttcttgaataagctggaaaaatgaaggaacggtgtggataaactatgTACATTTATGGTGAGCCCAACAGAGTTCACTCAGTACATACAAACCTATTGAGTAAAACCGATTTCAACTTAAAGAAACTATCCAAGAGAATATGCTCTCCATAACCATGATTTCTTTCTAAGTTCATGGGATTGGAAAGTCATTCAACGAATGGGTttgatctagtggggcccacataatgatggCCCATATCGAggtagccccacatgatgaatgatctaCATCAAAGATCCGAGCCTaacgatgaatgacccacatccaaggcaggtCTCGCATGATGGgcatcccacatgatggacaataacagtgagccccacatgatggatgagtaatATCAAAATTGGGCCCTATGTAATATAACAGTTCCTAACGATGAATGGCACACAAATAAGGTGAACCGTGCATGATGGACggcacacatcaaaggtggggcccacacaatgaacaatccacatcaaaggtggggcccacataatggatggtgaatATAAGGGGCACTAGATGGAGATTTGGGATAATTATTTTTGGTGTTGGAAACCAAATATGTTTTTCTACTTTTTGAACGGTAAGTATGTTATTTATCAAGTACTCTTATTTACTAATTAAGTAGAAATTAAGTTAAACTTACTTACTTATGGTATAAATAGCTTATATAAAGTAAGTTACGGTAAAATCGCCCCCTTACATTTCTTCTACACGTGCATGACCGGCTGGGAAACACATGATGATTGGAACCGCCTGATCTTTTAGATAGGGAATGTTCATGACGGGTTTCACTTGATGAACGGCTTGGGTCTTAAACAATTGATATCTCGGCAAGTTTGCTGCTGAAGGGTCTCCCATGATTTGGTTGGCAATTGGCCTCTAGACAGTTAAAACTAGCAACCTTAGCCGGACAGGCCCAGTATAGACATACCACATCAGGCCCAAGTCCGACCAGAATAGAAAATTGATTAAATCACTACTTCCCACTTTAATGTTACTATTCTATcagttgatcaagtgggccatgcgtgTACAAAGATATAGACTAGGAATGGCATCTCATTCAGACATTGGGCTTTCAAGATTCGGGCCCATTCTGATTGGAATGGGCCTAGAATGGGTCTCAATCCATGGGCTGTACTTGACTCGTACCCACCTGttcatgggaagcggattggctggtgtacctcacaccagctatataactggtgtatcaacgtcagcaagttctgtgagtcctagcatgaggtatgtgatatatccaaactattcatccattttttgagcttctATTAaccttgagatgaaaaataagacatcgAAGTATTAAGTGGACCGCgctgcaa containing:
- the LOC131239409 gene encoding BAG family molecular chaperone regulator 6-like gives rise to the protein MENPFFRNYYNATRPRFSSNPRFSSQSPRSIPVHQEEQQQRSKPSPAPKIVSIPVHFVGSEKTRSASAVKIQKVFRGFVVRKNVKKIVKIRSEACEIERRIADAKDLILSDAKERLRVNEMLMSLLLQLDSVRGVDSGVREFRKAVIRKVIVLQEAVDAIVALPDTEKKDQAVEMSDSADSLGNHETATNSIDQTLEMQNIAEVPDNFNSVAPVADDLTIEMQDFVGPSDNCDSVVEAVVDQTSEMKESVDSIDNCRSADQSREEQDPVESSENCGIPSESNSQIPQTQFLAEPTEDDGDLSIGSVSHLKEAHDLVESVQISGDRVQSFDNCKSVAEADKQCNEGEECSVDPTEETPVEANMKPCESKPEEEIPQVENPVESVENDPTREVHDAMEIQGSDVAHANQDGKSCDSSSGVMLSMMEKLMEENNKLKGLVTELCGRNAVQNRLMNSLSQRVEQLERVVARSERMRLKKKKRQAAAAVERSETAAETRKCGRSL